One stretch of Xiphophorus maculatus strain JP 163 A chromosome 19, X_maculatus-5.0-male, whole genome shotgun sequence DNA includes these proteins:
- the rab3gap2 gene encoding rab3 GTPase-activating protein non-catalytic subunit isoform X2: MSCSLFEFCRLQELKTVRDFLFQNQSKESVEEKTQTAENELSWDTSDWDSGWDNEENKEEDSASSTKAEEEPSGQNQPWLQDCVVSLSPCADLLVVAREQKAAFLSAKWRTGDSGREEMTLAVTWSGHLSTEDGESVSSVIAIPLASQKRSSTGRPDWTCIVVGFTSGYVRFYTESGVLLLAQLLHVDPVLRLKCRTYEIPRHPGVTEQHEELSILYPVALVTIDGFSLFQSLRACRNQVARAAAAGSDVVPPPPLAYKKWGLQEMDTIVDHSSVGVMTLCVFDQMKNASILGGFNASVKGSPPAMSQFVTVGTGPYAGFYYAVEGNSQPLLSHVALAVASKLTSALFNAASGWLGWNKSKNEEEAAQKQKPKVEPATPLGIRFGLPDSRRHGESICLSPCNTLAGVTDDFGRVTLLDLARGVAIRMWKGYRDAQLGWLQVQEERGDREFSPSASLPRRHALFLIIYAPRRGILEVWAMQRGPRVGAFTVGKHCRLLYAGYHLMGVNSVTSQGWQLHTQQVCLLDPTTGALRTINIPFHLALSDKKNERARDMHLLKRLSAILKSRDMVSDSLEREAKSVLLEIKHPAIKKQALESLLSNRNAPVSCLTNVTSALHDALKQQDADEVEASLLQLCSSQLKLLQLYSDIQQLQSAADTEACSANDSLEGIEEELSRVGPTLQRYAQLSSKPSVSFAQDSPDTPLSAQTFLTQLECAEDGEVKVNRRSDAEWNQLGNFMFWGCLCGKSPTHKVCDTLQLAGISPQQLLSLLMSVWLQREKEVLQKPVETVRNLHTLLIALSNLDGAVEESWDPQSVSPWWQQVRFTCIQSHNAAAALLAALVAHRAAKASITSRADSKLQSEWEAVSLELEQWVVCVRQLEDVLVLQALLLVPSPLGTAGGAVVQCSIKTLQEGGRGGIADSVSKWVFRQNMAPERLKKMLQRKETQGTGDQKEKKEDGEETEKCQEEADRTAELLLAVCQRFPDSLSPDLLFSHCCWEYVVQWNKDPEEGRYLFFAVEHLKSITSPHIQLGISTMMWSTFIVKRFSAAAFLMEKVGKAPKDRLCRRDVGIGDKAMTSFLGCCVQLLQILMEADSAMEEIPTPELSVEEVWSGAEGPASIAELALEQRGVHYPLVQHHWLLALLLHAAMSFSVKVKPLSLFDSKGKNAFFRDLTTIQLMPSGDMDPGLVSLRQEFLLRVLTGWVQAIDDPSCSSPAPASTSLPSDGPKADWWPSLCMDLGSLLQVNPDILRRHLVCELYNQGLDLRAEEAILQVEDKEVLGSHLLVLTGQRLSYSLLHNQNQTQAAMELLARLPPTLCTWLKAMDPSELRCPLVSLSKTTRLVSRLVEMLPENHAQYSLALHLLEAVDVLSLSTED, from the exons ATGTCCTGCAGCTTGTTTGAGTTTTGTCGGCTCCAAGAGCTCAAAACAGTCCGGGACTTCTTGTTCCAGAACCAGAGTAAAGAATCAGTAGAAGAGAAGACTCAAACAG CAGAAAACGAGCTTTCCTGGGATACCTCTGACTGGGACTCGGGATGGGATAACGAAGAAAATAAGGAGGAAGATTCTGCTTCTTCCACCAag GCAGAGGAGGAGCCATCGGGACAGAACCAGCCATGGCTTCAGGACTGCGTTGTGTCCTTGTCGCCCTGCGCCGACCTGCTGGTTGTGGCTCGAGAACAGAAAGCTGCTTTCCTCTCAG CAAAGTGGCGCACAGGTGACAGTGGCAGAGAGGAGATGACCCTGGCGGTGACCTGGAGTGGACACCTCAGCACAGAAGACGG AGAGAGTGTCAGCAGTGTCATCGCTATCCCCCTGGCCAGTCAGAAGAG gagctccacagggaggCCCGACTGGACCTGCATAGTTGTGGGCTTCACATCTGGTTATGTCCGCTTCTACACAGAG AGCGGGGTTCTTCTCCTGGCCCAGCTGCTACACGTGGACCCTGTTCTAAGGCTCAAATGTCGCACCTACGAGATCCCTCGTCATCCTGGAGTAACAGAGCAG CACGAGGAGCTCAGCATCCTTTATCCTGTCGCTCTGGTCACCATCGACGGCTTCAGCCTCTTTCAGTCGCTGCGGGCCTGCAGGAACCAGGTGGCGAGAG ctgcagcagcaggtagTGATGTtgtccctcctcctcctttggCCTACAAGAAGTGGGGTCTGCAGGAGATGGACACCATCGTGGACCACAGCAGTGTGG GTGTGATGacgctgtgtgtgtttgaccaAATGAAGAATGCGTCCATCTTGGGGGGCTTTAATGCATCAGTCAAGGGGAGCCCCCCTGCCATGAGCCAGTTTGTGACTGTAGGGACTGGGCCGTACGCTGGATTTTACTACgcagtggag GGAAACTCTCAGCCTCTCCTGTCCCACGTGGCTCTGGCTGTGGCCAGCAAACTCACCTCAGCCCTCTTCAACGCTGCCAG TGGGTGGTTAGGGTGGAACAAGAGCAAGAATGAAGAGGAAGCAGCTCAGAAACAGAAACCTAAAGTGGAGCCGGCGACCCCCTTAGGGATCAG ATTTGGTCTGCCAGATTCCCGGCGCCACGGTGAGTCCATATGTCTGTCGCCTTGCAACACGCTTGCTGGAGTCACGGATGACTTTGGTAGAGTAACACTGCTGGATCTGGCAAGGGGTGTCGCCATCCGCATGTGGAAAG GCTACAGAGATGCCCAGCTGGGGTGGTTGCAAGTTCAGGAGGAGCGTGGGGATCGGGAATTCTCGCCCTCTGCCTCCCTCCCCAGACGTCACGCCCTCTTCCTCATCATTTACGCCCCCCGTAGGGGGATCCTGGAGGTGTGGGCCATGCAGCGGGGTCCTCGAGTCGGTGCATTCACTGTGGGCAAACACTGCAG GCTGCTTTATGCTGGCTACCATCTGATGGGAGTAAACAGTGTGACCAGTCAGGGCTGGCAGCTCCACACGCAGCAGGTGTGTCTGCTGGATCCCACCACCGGAGCTCTGAGGACCATCAACATCCCCTTCCATCTGGCCCTCAG TGATAAAAAGAACGAGCGCGCCAGAGACATGCACCTGCTGAAGAGACTGAGCGCCATACTGAAGAGCAGAGACATGGTCTCTG ATTCCTTGGAGAGAGAAGCAAAAAGTGTCTTGTTGGAAATCAAACATCCTGCCATTAAGAAGCAg GCTTTGGAGTCTCTGCTGTCAAACAGGAACGCTCCGGTCTCTTGTCTAACTAACGTTACTAGTGCCTTACATGATGCTTTGAAGCAACAAG ATGCAGATGAAGTGGAAGCATCACTACTCCAGCTCTGCTCCTCCCAGTTGAAACTGCTTCAGCTCTACTCGGacatccagcagctgcagtcgGCTGCAGACACAGAGGCCTGCTCTGCAAAT GACTCCCTCGAAGGCATAGAGGAGGAGTTGTCTCGTGTCGGTCCCACCTTGCAGCGCTACGCACAGCTCAGCTCCAAACCCTCGGTGTCTTTTGCCCAGGACTCTCCCGACACGCCGCTGTCCGCTCAGACTTTCCTCACTCAGCTGGAGTGTGCCGAGGACGGAGAGGTGAAGGTGAATCGCAGGTCGGATGCAGAGTGGAACCAGCTTG gaaattttatgttttggggCTGTTTATGTGGTAAAAGTCCCACCCATAAAGTGTGTGACACACTACAGCTGGCTGGCATCAGCCCACAGCAGCTACTG TCTTTGTTAATGAGTGTGTGGCTGCAAAGGGAGAAGGAAGTGCTTCAGAAGCCAGTGGAAACGGTCAGAAACCTGCACACGCTGCTCATCGCACTTAGCAACTTGGACG gTGCTGTCGAGGAGTCATGGGATCCACAGTCTGTCTCCCCCTGGTGGCAGCAGGTCCGGTTCACATGCATCCAGTCTCACAACGCTGCTGCCGCTTTACTGGCTGCTTTAGTCGCTCACCGCGCCGCCAAGGCGAGCATCACAAGCAGGGCTGACAGCAAG CTGCAGTCAGAGTGGGAGGCCGTGTCATTGGAGCTGGAGCAGTGGGTGGTGTGTGTCCGTCAGCTGGAGGACGTTCTGGTCCTTCAAGCTCTTCTGTTGGTGCCTTCTCCTCTGGGAACAGCAGGGGGAGCTGTAGTTCAGTGCTCCATCAAAACACTGCAGGAGGGAGGCAGAG GTGGTATTGCAGACAGTGTTTCCAAGTGGGTGTTCAGGCAGAACATGGCGCCTGAGCGACTGAAGAAAATGCTCCAGAGGAAAGAAACTCAAGGTACAGGTGAccaaaaggagaagaaagaggacGGAGAAGAGACAGAGAAGTGCCAGGAGGAGGCAGACAGGACAGCAG AGCTGTTGCTGGCAGTTTGTCAACGGTTTCCAGATTCTTTGTCTCCTGACTTGCTCTTCTCCCACTGCTGCTGGGAATATGTAGTGCAATGGAACAAAGACCCAGAG GAGGGCCGATATTTATTCTTTGCTGTGGAACATTTAAAGTCGATCACCAGTCCTCACATTCAACTAG GTATTTCCACAATGATGTGGAGTACCTTCATCGTCAAGCGTTTCTCAGCAGCTGCTTTCCTCATGGAGAAG GTGGGGAAAGCACCAAAAGATCGCTTATGTCGACGG GATGTTGGAATCGGAGACAAAGCCATGACGTCGTTCCTGGGCTGCTGCGTCCAGCTGCTGCAAATCCTCATGGAG GCGGACTCAGCCATGGAGGAGATTCCAACTCCGGAGCTTTCCGTGGAGGAGGTGTGGAGCGGAGCCGAGGGCCCCGCTTCCATAGCTGAGCTAGCGCTGGAGCAGAGAGGCGTTCACTACCCTCTGGTGCAGCACCACTGGCTGTTGGCGTTGCTTCTGCACGCTGCCATGAGCTTCAGCGTTAAAGTCAAACCGCTCAGTCTGTTTGACAGCAAG gGTAAGAATGCTTTCTTCAGAGATCTGACCACCATCCAGCTGATGCCCAGTGGAGACATGGATCCTGGCTTGGTCTCACTACGACAGGAG TTCCTCCTGCGGGTGCTGACTGGATGGGTGCAAGCGATAGACGACCCTTCCTGCTCCTCCCCAGCGCCTGCCTCCACATCGCTGCCCTCTGATGGACCGAAAGCGGACTGGTGGCCCTCCCTGTGCATGGACCTGGGATCCCTGCTGCAGGTCAACCCAGACATCCTGCGCCGGCACCTCGTCTGCGAGCTTTACAACCAGGGCCTCGACCTGCGAGCTGAGGAG GCGATTCTGCAGGTGGAAGATAAGGAAGTTCTGGGCTCCCATCTCTTGGTTCTGACCGGTCAGAGGCTCAGCTACTCCCTGCttcacaaccagaaccagacgcAGGCTGCCATGGAGCTGCTGGCCCGCCTGCCTCCAACCCTCTGCACCTGGTTGAAGGCAATG GATCCCAGCGAGTTGAGATGCCCTCTGGTCTCTCTGTCCAAGACCACCCGACTGGTCAGCCGTCTGGTTGAAATGCTACCAGAGAACCACGCCCAGTACAGCCTGGCCCTGCACCTGCTGGAAGCTGTGGACGTCCTCTCTCTGTCCACTGAGGACTGA